Proteins from a genomic interval of Quercus robur chromosome 9, dhQueRobu3.1, whole genome shotgun sequence:
- the LOC126698998 gene encoding peptidyl-prolyl cis-trans isomerase FKBP62, with protein MDEDFEMPTGADEMMNMNEVDDLDLPEDTPPILKVGEEKEIGKQGLKKKLLKEGQNWDTPENGDEVEVHYTGTLLDGTQFDSSRDRGTPFKFTLGQGQVIKGWDLGIKTMKKGENALFTIPPELAYGESGSPPTIPPNATLQFDVELLSWTSVKDICKDGGIFKKILTEGEKWENPKDLDEVLVKYEVRLEDGTLIAKSEGVEFTVKEGCFCPALSKAVKTMKKGEKVLLTVKPQYGFGEKGRPASGDQGAVPPNATLQITLELVSWKTVSEITDDKKIIKKILKEGEGYERPNDGSVVKLKLIGKLQDGTVFLKKGHGDGDELFEFKTDDEQVIDGLDKAVMTMKKGEVALLTIAPEYAFGSSESQQELAVVPPNSTVSYEVEMVSFDKEKESWDMNTPEKIEAAGKKKEEGNLLFKAGKYAKASKKYEKAVKYIDYDSAFEEEDKKQSKALKVACNLNNAACKLKLRDYKEAEKLCTKVLELESRNVKALYRRAQAYIQLADLDLAEFDIKKALEIDPDNRDVKLEYKTLKEKVKEYNKKEAKFYGNMFAKLNKLEPHESDKAAAKEAEPMSVDSKA; from the exons ATGGATGAGGACTTCGAAATGCCGACTGGGGCTGACGAGATGATGAACATGAACGAAGTCGACGATTTGGATCTCCCAGAAGACACTCCTCCCATTCTCAAAGTCGGTGAAGAGAAGGAGATCGGTAAACAagggttgaagaagaagctttTGAAAGAAGGTCAAAACTGGGACACACCTGAAAATGGCGACGAGGTCGAAG TTCATTATACGGGGACTTTGCTTGATGGAACTCAGTTCGATTCGAGTCGTGATAGAGGGACGCCTTTCAAGTTCACTCTCGGACAAG GACAAGTAATCAAAGGATGGGATCTGGGTATCAAAACTATGAAGAAAGGTGAAAATGCCTTATTTACCATTCCTCCTGAGCTAGCTTATGGTGAGTCTGGTTCTCCTCCAACCATTCCTCCAAATGCCACTTTGCAATTCGATGTTGAGTTGCTGTCTTGGACTAGTGTCAAGGACATATGTAAGGATGGTGGAATATTTAAGAAGATTCTCACTGAAGGAGAGAAATGGGAGAATCCAAAGGACCTTGATGAAGTGTTAG TTAAGTATGAAGTTCGCCTTGAGGATGGAACCCTCATTGCAAAATCTGAGGGAGTTGAATTCACCGTTAAAGAGG GTTGTTTCTGCCCTGCACTGTCCAAGGCTGTTAAAACAATGAAGAAGGGGGAAAAGGTGCTTTTGACAGTGAAGCCGCAAT ATGGATTTGGGGAAAAGGGTCGCCCAGCTTCTGGTGATCAAGGTGCAGTCCCACCAAATGCAACACTGCAGATAACTCTTGAATTGGTATCATGGAAGACTGTATCAGAAATCACTGATGACAAGAAGATTATAAAGAAGATCCTGAAGGAAGGAGAGGGCTATGAGCGTCCAAATGATGGATCTGTTGTCAAAT TGAAATTGATTGGTAAACTGCAAGATGGTACTGTATTTTTAAAGAAAGGCCATGGAGATGGAGATGAGCTGTTTGAATTCAAGACAGATGATG AGCAAGTTATTGATGGGCTTGATAAAGCTGTGATGACAATGAAGAAGGGTGAGGTAGCCTTGTTGACTATAGCCCCGGAGTATGCTTTTGGGTCCTCTGAATCCCAGCAGGAGTTGGCTGTGGTTCCTCCCAACTCCACTGTGTCCTATGAGGTTGAGATGGTATCTTTTGACAAG GAGAAGGAATCATGGGATATGAACACTCCAGAAAAAATTGAAGCTGCCGgtaaaaagaaggaagaaggaaatttattgTTCAAGGCTGGTAAATATGCAAAGGCTTCCAAGAAATATGAGAAG GCTGTGAAGTACATTGATTATGACTCGGCCTTTGAAGAGGAGGACAAAAAGCAGTCTAAAGCATTGAAGGTTGCATGCAATCTGAACAATGCAGCTTGCAAGTTGAAGTTAAGAGATTACAAGGAGGCTGAAAAATTGTGCACCAAG GTGTTAGAGCTTGAGAGTAGAAATGTTAAGGCTCTTTACAGAAGGGCTCAGGCATATATTCAACTGGCAGACTTGGATTTAGCCGAATTTGATATCAAGAAAGCTCTTGAGATTGACCCTGACAACAG GGATGTAAAGCTTGAGTACAAAACCTTGAAGGAGAAGGTCAAGGAATACAATAAGAAAGAGGCCAAGTTTTATGGCAACATGTTTGCCAAGCTAAATAAGTTGGAGCCTCATGAATCAGAT AAAGCTGCAGCTAAGGAAGCTGAGCCAATGAGTGTAGACAGCAAGGCATAA
- the LOC126698997 gene encoding 40S ribosomal protein S8-like, with the protein MGISRDSMHKRRATGGKKKAWRKKRKYELGRQPANTKLSSNKTVRRIRVRGGNVKWRALRLDTGNFSWGSEAVTRKTRLLDVVYNASNNELVRTQTLVKSAIVQVDAAPFKQWYLQHYGVDVGRKKKATTKKETTEEGEGAATATEEIKKSNHVQRKIEKRQKDRQLDPHIEEQFGSGRLLACISSRPGQCGRADGYILEGKELEFYMKKLQRKKGKAGTGA; encoded by the exons ATGG GTATCTCAAGAGATTCCATGCACAAGAGACGTGCCACTGGTGGCAAGAAGAAAGCTTGGAGAAAGAAGCGCAA GTATGAGCTTGGTCGCCAGCCAGCAAATACTAAGCTCTCAAGCAACAAGACAGTAAGGAGAATCCGTGTGAGAGGTGGAAATGTGAAGTGGAGAGCCCTTAGATTGGATACAGGGAATTTTTCATGGGGTAGTGAGGCTGTCACTCGCAAAACCCGTCTCCTTGATGTGGTTTACAATGCCTCAAACAACGAACTTGTTAGGACACAAACTCTGGTGAAGAGTGCCATTGTTCAAGTCGATGCGGCTCCATTTAAGCAATGGTACCTTCAACACTACGGTGTTGATGTTGGTAGGAAGAAGAAGGCAACCACTAAGAAGGAAACCACAGAG GAGGGGGAAGGTGCTGCTACAGCTACAGAGGAAATTAAGAAGAGCAATCATGTTCAGAGGAAGATTGAGAAGCGCCAGAAAGATCGTCAACTTGATCCGCATATTGAAGAGCAGTTTGGTTCTGGTAGGTTGTTGGCCTGCATCTCTTCCCGACCTGGTCAATGTGGCAGAGCTGATGG GTACATATTGGAAGGGAAAGAACTTGAATTCTATATGAAGAAACTCCAGCGGAAGAAGGGAAAGGCTGGTACTGGTGCTTAA